The Candidatus Cloacimonadota bacterium genome contains the following window.
TATTATGCTCCGGAGGTTTTACCTCCGGCTATTAATATTCAACTCTTTCAGATTTATGTTTTCTAATCTTTTTTATTTCAATTTCAACAAGATATTTCTATCTTCCAACTAATCCTGAAAGGATTCAATCTTTATAGCCGGAGATTGAATCTCCGGTTAGGAAGAGATAAAACAGTCCCAATCCTGAAAGGATTGAACATTAAACGCTACAATCATTTTTATTCAACTCCTTCAGAGTTGTTTCCTGTCTGCTATTATGCTCCGGAGGTTTTACCTCCGGCTATTAATATTCAACTCTTTCAGAGTTATTTCCGCATTATACTCCCCTCTCTTCTCAAAAGAGGGGCTGGGGGTGAGTTAATAATTAAACAAGCTCCCCCCGATAAATTCCCGCAAAATAGAATGAGACGGCACCAGTTCATCATGGATAGTGGAGATATGATCGAGGAGTTTTATCAGTCTTTTTGCTTCCTGGAACTGGGGACAATAGCAGGTTACATTCTGCAAAAGGGGCATAATATGTTTTTTCAGAACTCCGAGCTCATAAGTAAGAGTGGAGTTGAACATAAAGTCAGAGTTTTCCTGGAAAGGAAAGATATTCTTATCCTCACCTTCAGCAATACTATCCCAACGGTCGAGTGTCTGCTCTGCCGAATAACCACGGAACTTATGATCGCGGATAATTCTCCTGATCTTACGGGAATCTGTCGTAGGAATACGATTATGAGCATCTATATTGAGGTTGTTCAACGCACTCACATATATTTTCACCTTCTGATTGAAAGGAACAGACTCTGTCAGCTTATCATTCAAACCATGAATTCCTTCGAGGATCAGAACAGCATCTTTTTTGGGAGTAAGTTTCCGGTAAATATTCTCTCTTTCTCCGGTCAGGAAATTGAATTTCGGCAGGTCTATCTCTTTACCGGCAAGAAAATCCTGCAGATTATCGTTCAGAAGCTGGAGATCGATTGCCTGTAAAGACTCGAAATCAAATTCTCCGCTTTCCTTTTTTGGAGTCAGATAACGCGGCAGGAAATAATCATCTAACTGGATAATTTGCGGATTAAGACCATTGACCCGCAGATGGATGGAAAGTCTTTTGGCATAAGTCGTTTTCCCGGAAGAAGAAGGACCTGCGATCAGGATCACCTTCACATCCTTTTGCCTTGATATTTCGTCCGCAATGAACACGATCTTCTTCTCGTGAAGGGCTTCCTCGACCTGGATCATATCTGCCAGACGATAAGTATCCTTTGCTTTATTGAGCGCACTCACATTATGAACTCTTATTATCTTCAACCATTTATCATGCTCCTGGTGCGTGGCAAAAAGTTTACGCGGAAATTGAAATTCTCCCTTTATTTGAAGGGAATCCTTATCCGGAAATCTCAAAATGATCCCCGGTGAATGATAAAGCAGATCAAAATTCCGGATCGCAGAAGTATTTTCTGCGAGTTGCCTCAGGAAATAATCATCATATTCCTCGCATTTGAAAATATCTATCTTATGATAGGATAAATGAGAAAAGATCTCTCCGTTTCCTTTTTTTGAAAATATGTTTTCCGCTTCGGAAAGACTGATATTGATCTTCTCTATAGGAAGTTTCCTGTTTATGATCTCGAGCATTTCATGTTTAAGTTCTTTCACCTTCTCTGCCGTAAAAATGTCTTTGCCGAAGATCTCTCCGTAGACACCATTCCCGATAGAATGTTCCACGATAAATTTCGTTTTTGCGGGAAAGAGACGATAAAATGCCTTCATCATAACGAAAATAGCCGTGTCCTGATAAATGCGGAAACCTTCCGAAGAATTAGAGGTGATCAGATCTACTTCTGCATCCGTTTTAATAAGTTCTTTTGAAGTTGTATAGTCACAATTCAGTACATACGCAATGATTCCTTTCTCCTTGAATTCTTTTTCCTTTATGATCTCCCCGATCGTGATCGGTTTGGAATAAGCGATCTTCTTATAATATTTATGATTTATCTTGATCTCTACTTTGAACAACCGTCCTCCTTCTATTTGAAAGATTGGACTTGACTCGTAACGAAGTGCGAGTCGAGAACAATCTGTCCAAAATGTTCGCAATTCTCAACTCGCATTCCCTGCGAACATTGCAAGTCGAGTCTTGCGTGATTATCAAATTTATTTATGAGAACAGAAGTCAAGAAGTTTCGTTTTATATTACTGTTTTAAAGGCTGATAGAACAGTATATATCTTTTTTTTCATTTTATTTGACTTAAAAATCGGCTTTTGAAATTACGCACCTCAAAGGAGTTAGATGATGATAAAAAATTTAATTAGAAGGCATATCATTCAGCATGTTGGAATTGCCTGCGGAGCAATGCTGCTGGCGATTTCCTATTCCTGGTTTCTGATCCCGTATAAGATTTCTCCGGGTGGAGTGAGCGGATTAGCCCAGATACTTTTTCATATCTTCCATATCCCGGCAGGAACTTCGATGTTATTATTGAATATCCCGCTTTTTGTGTTAAGTTTTATTTTTATGGGGAAAAGATTCGGAGCGCGCTCTCTTTATGGAATGATCATGGCTTCTATCCTGACTGATTTTATGGATTTGAAGAATCTTCATTCATTGGGTTTGATCAAAGATTTGGCAAAATATACTTTTGAGCAGAATGGAGAACAGGTGATTGCCATGCTTTCTCCTCAGGATATCTACCTCTCTGCGATTGCCGGTTCTGTTCTTCTCGGTTTAGGATTGGGAATCATCTTCCGTTTCAGAGGTTCGACCGGCGGAACGGATATTCCCGTTGCTCTGATCAAACAGAAGTTCGGAGTTTCCATAGGAATGGGCTATTGGATCGTTGAAACTTTGATCATCCTTTCTATCGGCATTGTCTTCTCCGATCTGAAACTTATTATCTGGGGATATGTAAATTTGTTTATCACTGCAAAAATAACTGATCTGGCAAGTATGGGTATGCCGTATGTCAAAGGTGTTTATATAATTTCGGAACAATCTGATAAGATCAAAGAAAAGATATTTGATAAGATAAATCGCGGAGTAACCTTCCTCAAAGCTGAAGGTGCGTATTCTGGGAAAGAATTCAATATGATCTTCTGTGCGATGAATAGAAGACATGTTGCATTGATGCGGGAAATTGTTAAGGATATCGATCCCAAAGCCTTTGTCCTCCTGACCGATGTTTCCGATGTGATGGGTTACGGTTTCCGCAGTAGAGAACTAAACCTGACGGAGAATGATTAATTGATGACTTGCATCTTGTTCCTTGAAACTTGTCCCTTTCACCTTTTTTAATTGACACCAAATATCTCAATTTTTCTTTTTGATGAATAGAAAAAGGGAGGGGAAAAGATGAAGAAGATCATTATTATTTTTTCGTTAACTGTTATGTTAATAACAAGTTTACTTGTCGCTGAACAGACAGAGAAGGAGAGTTTGATGAAATTGAAGATAACCGGTTTTAATGAAGGAACTGCGATTGAAAAAGCGGGAGCTAAGATCAGTGATATTCTGTTAACTTATGATGGAAAACCTGTTCATACTTTAAAGCAATTAGCAGAATGTAAAGAAGCAGTTAAAACCGATGAAGTTGAAGTTACTTTTTTAAGAGGACAGGCTGTTATTCCGATCAAGATCCCGAAAGGACAGATAGGAGTTTATCTGCAGGAATTAATACCTGATCATAAGATGGATGATAATGCCGTTGTGATCGATGGAATCGGGAAATTAGGATGGGGAATAGGAATGGAGAATTCCTTTCTCGGAGCATTGACTCTGATCGAAGAAAAATTCGGACAGAAAACGAGCTATGAAGATCTGGTCGGACTATCCGGTTATGGCTTCAGATTACATTTCTTTGATGGATTTTGTCCCAGTTCTCCTGATGCAACTTGCGGTAAAAATGTCGGTGAAGATATCTTGAAAAAATTAGGTTATGATTTTGATGTTTATCACCTGCAAAGCGATGAGTTTATAGAAAAAGATATTGAGATGAGATCAGAAGAGGAGATGCGAAAGATCATTCTGAAAAGTATTGATAAAGGTTTTCCTGTTATCGCTATCGATCTGATCGAAGTTCCTGAATGGGGATTGATCACAGGTTATCAGAAAGATGGAAAAGAATTATTCTGCCGAACATATTTTGATAAAACAGATGGTTATGAAATTGCCCGGAAATTCCCCTGGATTATTTTTGTGATCAAAGATCATAAAAAAGCAAATATTTCACCTTTATATGCTGAATCATTTGAAATTGCTAATGAACTTTATAATACGGAAAAATATGATGAATATTTTTCCGGAATCAAAGCCATCGAGGAATGGATCATTGATCTGAAAGATGAAAAATCCTATAAAGAAGCCGATAAAAAAGTCTTCGATGAAATGAAGTTGGCAAACTGGTGGATCTATTACAGCTTGATGGAAGCAAGATCAATTACCAAAGAGTATCTCCTGAACAACATCGAGAAATTTAAAAAAGATAAAGACCTGGTCACGGAATTAGCGGAAATTTATAATGATGAAGCAGAACTTCTATATAAACATTTTCAGGA
Protein-coding sequences here:
- a CDS encoding nucleoside kinase — its product is MFKVEIKINHKYYKKIAYSKPITIGEIIKEKEFKEKGIIAYVLNCDYTTSKELIKTDAEVDLITSNSSEGFRIYQDTAIFVMMKAFYRLFPAKTKFIVEHSIGNGVYGEIFGKDIFTAEKVKELKHEMLEIINRKLPIEKINISLSEAENIFSKKGNGEIFSHLSYHKIDIFKCEEYDDYFLRQLAENTSAIRNFDLLYHSPGIILRFPDKDSLQIKGEFQFPRKLFATHQEHDKWLKIIRVHNVSALNKAKDTYRLADMIQVEEALHEKKIVFIADEISRQKDVKVILIAGPSSSGKTTYAKRLSIHLRVNGLNPQIIQLDDYFLPRYLTPKKESGEFDFESLQAIDLQLLNDNLQDFLAGKEIDLPKFNFLTGERENIYRKLTPKKDAVLILEGIHGLNDKLTESVPFNQKVKIYVSALNNLNIDAHNRIPTTDSRKIRRIIRDHKFRGYSAEQTLDRWDSIAEGEDKNIFPFQENSDFMFNSTLTYELGVLKKHIMPLLQNVTCYCPQFQEAKRLIKLLDHISTIHDELVPSHSILREFIGGSLFNY
- a CDS encoding YitT family protein; its protein translation is MIKNLIRRHIIQHVGIACGAMLLAISYSWFLIPYKISPGGVSGLAQILFHIFHIPAGTSMLLLNIPLFVLSFIFMGKRFGARSLYGMIMASILTDFMDLKNLHSLGLIKDLAKYTFEQNGEQVIAMLSPQDIYLSAIAGSVLLGLGLGIIFRFRGSTGGTDIPVALIKQKFGVSIGMGYWIVETLIILSIGIVFSDLKLIIWGYVNLFITAKITDLASMGMPYVKGVYIISEQSDKIKEKIFDKINRGVTFLKAEGAYSGKEFNMIFCAMNRRHVALMREIVKDIDPKAFVLLTDVSDVMGYGFRSRELNLTEND